The following proteins are encoded in a genomic region of Methylococcales bacterium:
- the thiL gene encoding thiamine-phosphate kinase codes for MALSEFGLIQRFFTQPSLKNPINQLGVGDDCALMDIPDGYQLAITTDTMVENVHFFKEVDPYHLGHKLLAVNLSDLASMGAKPVSVTLALTLPHINENWLAKFSKGFLSLADHYNVDLIGGDTTRGALTLTVQALGVVPKNKAMTRSKAQIGDLIYVTGKIGDAGLGLKIKQGYYCENPAHALQQFNQPLPCINDGLAIRDLAHACIDISDGVVADLGHILEKSNVGALIEFDKLPLSNDVKTYIKKTGDWQLPLIAGDDYQLCFTLPPENAAQLNIDCQQIGMITADKKMSIQYQGKIINMNAQGYEHFS; via the coding sequence ATGGCACTTTCAGAATTTGGCCTCATACAGCGGTTTTTTACCCAACCCTCGTTAAAAAACCCTATCAATCAATTGGGGGTTGGGGATGATTGTGCCTTAATGGACATTCCAGACGGGTATCAGCTTGCAATTACCACCGATACTATGGTCGAAAATGTACATTTTTTTAAAGAGGTTGATCCCTATCATTTAGGGCATAAATTACTTGCCGTTAATCTAAGCGATTTAGCCAGCATGGGCGCAAAACCTGTTTCGGTTACTTTAGCCTTAACCTTGCCCCATATTAATGAAAACTGGCTGGCTAAATTCTCTAAGGGCTTTTTATCCTTAGCCGATCACTATAACGTCGATTTAATTGGCGGCGATACAACCCGTGGCGCGTTAACGTTAACCGTTCAAGCCTTGGGAGTTGTTCCAAAAAATAAAGCCATGACCCGCTCAAAAGCACAAATCGGTGATTTAATTTATGTCACGGGAAAGATAGGCGATGCAGGCTTAGGGCTGAAGATAAAACAAGGCTATTATTGTGAGAACCCAGCACACGCCCTACAACAATTTAATCAACCGTTACCGTGTATTAATGACGGTTTAGCGATTAGAGACCTTGCTCATGCGTGTATAGATATATCGGATGGCGTGGTCGCCGATTTAGGACATATTTTAGAAAAAAGTAACGTAGGCGCGTTAATAGAGTTTGATAAACTGCCTCTTTCTAATGACGTAAAAACCTATATTAAAAAGACGGGGGATTGGCAACTTCCCCTTATTGCAGGGGATGATTATCAGCTCTGTTTTACCCTTCCTCCCGAAAATGCGGCTCAATTAAACATTGATTGCCAACAAATTGGAATGATCACGGCGGATAAAAAAATGTCTATTCAATACCAAGGCAAAATAATAAACATGAATGCTCAAGGTTATGAGCATTTTTCATAA
- a CDS encoding HupE/UreJ family protein — MQRPRILSSSVRFYSLLLLLLLASFNLFAHGVDSHTEDFLRNQQGLAIAPFLYIGAKHMVTGYDHLLFLVGVIFFLFRPKDILIYVSLFTLGHSITLLFGVLENIAVNAYLIDAIIGLSIVYKGFDNLGGFKRLLGFQPNTKVAVVIFGLCHGFGLATKLQDFNLPQQALWKNLIAFNIGVELGQFIALFFILIALGFWRRHKSYYHFSTTTNTLLMTGGFVLFGYQLTGYLIST, encoded by the coding sequence TTGCAAAGGCCCCGAATACTATCCTCTTCAGTCCGATTTTATAGCCTACTTTTATTGCTACTCTTGGCAAGTTTTAATCTTTTCGCGCATGGTGTTGATAGCCATACCGAAGATTTTTTGCGTAACCAGCAAGGGCTGGCGATTGCACCTTTTTTATATATTGGTGCAAAACACATGGTGACAGGTTACGATCATTTATTATTTCTAGTTGGGGTTATTTTCTTTTTATTTCGCCCAAAAGATATATTAATCTATGTCAGCTTATTCACCCTCGGACATAGTATTACCTTACTCTTTGGCGTTTTAGAAAATATTGCCGTCAATGCGTATTTAATTGATGCTATTATTGGCTTATCTATTGTCTATAAAGGCTTTGATAATTTAGGTGGCTTTAAACGATTACTAGGCTTCCAACCCAATACGAAAGTAGCGGTGGTTATTTTTGGCTTATGTCATGGCTTTGGCCTAGCGACTAAATTACAGGATTTTAATTTACCGCAACAAGCCCTATGGAAAAACTTGATAGCCTTTAATATCGGCGTAGAACTGGGTCAATTTATCGCTCTCTTTTTTATTTTAATCGCGCTTGGATTTTGGCGACGACATAAAAGTTATTATCATTTTTCAACGACAACGAATACCTTGCTAATGACAGGGGGTTTTGTTTTATTCGGCTACCAATTAACAGGCTATTTGATCTCTACTTAA
- the nusB gene encoding transcription antitermination factor NusB, translating to MSQAKTNARKCAVQALYQWQMTGNNLNTIEMDFLEEERLKGAQKSYFKEIFHGVPKQVDVIDDALAEFVDREVNKIDPVERAILRLGVYELINFLDTPYRVIINEGVNLAKHFGAEGSHKYINSILDKVAKKKRSAEIKSPKTKK from the coding sequence ATGAGTCAAGCAAAAACCAATGCTCGAAAATGTGCCGTCCAAGCACTTTATCAATGGCAAATGACCGGTAATAACCTTAACACCATTGAAATGGATTTTCTTGAAGAAGAACGTTTAAAAGGCGCGCAAAAAAGTTACTTTAAAGAAATCTTTCATGGAGTCCCTAAACAAGTAGACGTTATTGATGACGCGCTTGCTGAATTTGTAGATCGCGAGGTCAATAAAATTGATCCTGTGGAACGAGCTATTTTAAGGCTGGGCGTTTATGAACTGATTAATTTTCTGGATACTCCCTATCGAGTAATTATTAATGAAGGGGTTAATTTAGCCAAACATTTTGGCGCGGAAGGCTCGCATAAATACATTAATAGTATTTTAGATAAGGTGGCCAAAAAAAAACGCTCTGCCGAAATAAAGTCGCCAAAAACTAAAAAATAA
- a CDS encoding malate--CoA ligase subunit beta, producing the protein MDIHEYQAKEILARYGVKTPESGLAYSPEQAIQQSHEIGGDLWAVKAQIHSGARGKAGGVKICKTHDEIEAAADYMLGRKLVTHQTGPAGKICGRLYIEAGTDIAKELYFCFLVDRVSERIVMVGSAQGGMEIEELAESNPEAITKIYIDPAVGLLDFQAREMAFVLGLESSQISQAVKLIQGCYHAMRDLDANMLEINPLVVTPNGELVVLDAKMGFDDNALFRQQKIAELRDKTQEDPREMAASDRGLSYVGLDGDIGCMINGAGLAMATMDMIKLAGGEPANFLDVGGGASPERTEKAFRLVLADKNVKAMLVNIFAGINRCDWIAEGVVHAVQKIDMKIPLIVRLSGTHVEAGRKIIAESGLPILTAETLAEAAELAVKARNQQVAKELAEEVA; encoded by the coding sequence ATGGATATTCATGAATATCAAGCAAAAGAAATTCTAGCCCGTTATGGGGTGAAAACGCCTGAAAGTGGTTTGGCTTATAGTCCTGAACAAGCGATACAACAAAGCCATGAAATTGGTGGTGATCTTTGGGCGGTGAAAGCACAAATTCATTCGGGCGCACGCGGTAAAGCAGGGGGCGTTAAAATTTGTAAAACGCATGATGAGATTGAGGCGGCGGCTGATTATATGCTAGGGCGTAAATTAGTGACCCATCAAACAGGTCCTGCGGGGAAAATTTGCGGTCGGCTTTATATTGAAGCGGGGACGGATATTGCTAAAGAACTTTATTTTTGTTTTTTAGTTGATCGGGTCTCTGAGCGTATCGTGATGGTAGGGTCTGCTCAAGGGGGGATGGAAATTGAAGAGTTAGCCGAATCAAACCCTGAGGCCATTACTAAAATTTATATTGACCCCGCTGTGGGTTTATTAGATTTTCAAGCGCGTGAAATGGCGTTTGTTTTAGGCTTAGAATCCTCTCAAATTAGTCAAGCGGTTAAATTAATTCAGGGCTGTTATCATGCTATGCGTGATTTAGATGCCAATATGTTAGAAATTAACCCTTTAGTGGTGACTCCTAATGGTGAGTTAGTAGTCCTTGATGCCAAAATGGGGTTTGATGATAATGCCTTATTTCGCCAACAAAAAATTGCTGAGTTACGCGATAAAACGCAAGAAGATCCACGCGAAATGGCGGCCTCTGATCGGGGTTTAAGTTATGTCGGCTTAGACGGTGATATTGGCTGTATGATTAATGGAGCGGGCTTGGCAATGGCCACAATGGATATGATTAAATTGGCAGGGGGCGAGCCAGCTAACTTTTTAGATGTGGGCGGTGGTGCATCACCCGAACGAACTGAAAAAGCCTTCCGATTAGTGTTAGCCGATAAAAATGTTAAAGCCATGCTAGTTAATATTTTTGCAGGAATTAATCGTTGTGATTGGATTGCAGAAGGTGTGGTTCATGCGGTTCAAAAAATTGATATGAAAATTCCTCTTATTGTTCGTTTGTCAGGCACTCATGTTGAAGCAGGACGAAAAATTATTGCTGAGAGTGGTTTACCTATTTTAACGGCGGAAACGTTGGCAGAAGCGGCGGAACTTGCAGTGAAGGCGCGTAATCAACAAGTGGCTAAAGAGCTGGCTGAGGAAGTGGCATAA
- the ribE gene encoding 6,7-dimethyl-8-ribityllumazine synthase, with protein MPHINIIEGNLTIQGSKFCIVASRFNSFIVQQLEGGAIDTLVRHGANKDDIDLIKAPGAFELPMVVQRVAAMKKYDAIIALGAVIRGGTPHFEYVAGECVKGIAQVSLQYDIPVSFGVLTVDTIEQAIERAGTKAGNKGGEAAMSAIEMVSLFNNLEAL; from the coding sequence ATGCCACACATTAACATTATTGAAGGAAACCTCACTATACAAGGGAGTAAATTTTGCATTGTCGCCTCCCGTTTTAATAGTTTTATTGTCCAACAACTTGAAGGCGGAGCTATTGATACCTTGGTCCGTCATGGTGCTAACAAAGATGATATTGATCTTATCAAAGCCCCTGGTGCGTTTGAATTACCGATGGTGGTTCAACGAGTTGCGGCCATGAAAAAATATGATGCCATCATTGCTTTAGGCGCGGTTATTCGCGGGGGAACACCCCATTTTGAATACGTTGCAGGCGAATGTGTTAAGGGCATTGCCCAAGTTTCTTTACAGTACGACATTCCTGTCAGTTTTGGAGTTTTAACCGTGGATACAATAGAACAAGCCATTGAACGTGCAGGGACAAAGGCAGGTAATAAAGGTGGAGAGGCGGCGATGTCGGCGATCGAAATGGTGAGTTTATTTAATAACTTGGAAGCCTTGTAA
- the sucD gene encoding succinate--CoA ligase subunit alpha, with the protein MSIFINEKTRIIIQGFTGKIGTFHAQDMINYGSNVVGGITPGKGGQTHLELPVFNTVKESVEQEGADASIIFVPPAYAADSIMEAAEAGIKYCVAITDGIPTQDMMKVKQYLRKFSPEERMILTGPNCAGTISPGKSMLGIMPGHIYTAGNIGVVGRSGTLGYEAADQMKRLGIGISTSVGIGGDPINGSSHRDIMAQFEQDDETKVVLMIGEIGGPQEVEAGLFAKESMSKPVVAYIAGLTAPKGRRMGHAGAIISESGESAAEKVEMLTELGVTIAPTPAAMGETVARVLAGL; encoded by the coding sequence ATGTCTATTTTTATTAATGAAAAAACTAGGATTATCATTCAAGGTTTTACAGGAAAAATTGGTACTTTTCACGCTCAAGACATGATTAATTATGGCTCTAATGTCGTGGGTGGGATTACGCCAGGCAAAGGAGGGCAAACCCATTTAGAGTTACCTGTTTTTAATACGGTTAAAGAATCGGTGGAGCAAGAAGGGGCGGATGCCAGTATTATTTTTGTTCCGCCTGCTTATGCGGCTGACTCCATTATGGAGGCGGCGGAAGCGGGTATTAAATATTGTGTGGCGATTACGGATGGAATTCCTACGCAAGATATGATGAAAGTGAAGCAATATTTACGCAAATTTTCACCTGAAGAACGGATGATTTTAACAGGGCCTAATTGTGCAGGAACGATTAGCCCAGGAAAATCAATGCTGGGTATTATGCCAGGGCATATTTATACGGCAGGTAATATAGGCGTTGTTGGACGTTCAGGCACTTTAGGTTATGAAGCGGCTGACCAAATGAAACGGTTAGGCATTGGTATTTCAACATCAGTCGGTATTGGGGGTGATCCCATTAATGGCAGCTCTCATCGTGACATCATGGCACAATTTGAACAAGATGATGAAACGAAAGTGGTGTTAATGATTGGTGAAATCGGTGGGCCTCAAGAAGTGGAGGCGGGGTTATTCGCCAAAGAAAGTATGAGTAAACCCGTGGTGGCTTATATTGCTGGATTAACAGCGCCTAAAGGGCGGCGTATGGGTCATGCAGGAGCAATTATTTCGGAATCAGGGGAATCTGCGGCTGAAAAAGTTGAAATGCTGACTGAACTGGGTGTGACGATTGCACCGACGCCCGCAGCAATGGGTGAAACGGTTGCTCGTGTCTTAGCTGGACTTTAA
- the recB gene encoding exodeoxyribonuclease V subunit beta, which translates to MDIENFQPESTALKTGINLIEASAGTGKTYTIALLVLRFIVEKNIKIEQLLVVTFTKAATEELKDRIRLRLAEAKRLTEGREKNSALNEWWEGLSANDKLSAKARLDTALLNIDQAGIFTIHGFCQRVLTEYALESGQLFKFELTTDSLTIKQSCADDYWRKQLYPRTALQVSLLTAYYQTPSELLASVATVSSSADVIPKGGNLEALLTHCEQLINQAESQFESIYKTLTQAFQDEKFKKSYVKIFETLAKTLHSWLKGEALALPEIDALDLFSDQMIYQALNGAKFRKTKLQSTDERKAEYIATLTIENSAFNELFDAINQVSLHFRLGLVNDLQTRLDVYLQPLNQLTFDDLITHLSTAIRHDKQKQLINLLRQRFQVALIDEFQDTDEQQWQIFSALFAESAHFMYLIGDPKQAIYKFRGADIFSYFTAKDQAQHPFTLARNWRSHPNLVNAVNRLFSRKEAFVFEKLSFYNVDPALETSAGEIYYQQEICAPMMLWQLGESDSNTGDWTSGKAAKVIKIAVVNEVVDLLTNDYFLKQKAEKIKIAPKAIAILVRSNQQASDYQLALQQRGVPAVINSTQSVFASPQAFELYQLLEAVALITDISRLKQALALDWFGLQGQSFYALMNNEIELDGWVSRFNDYHLLWQQHGLMVMMSRLLAHERVYQHLSTHPLAERSLSNLNHLIELVQQVEMEQTLGVHKTLDYLAHAIQQAEHGSSEEQQLRLESDDDAVKIVTMHRSKGLEYQIVFCPFLWQSNERLKQEKELINCHTSGRMITDLGSSKFEKHKLMALNEQLAEDLRILYVAVTRAKYRCYMTWANVRSKQSPNNSALAYLMDFDDDNFEAQQQKLQHLKHEQDEVFDYALLDREAVLSGFYNENSPMIDFKVKLRKRSLNNSWQLSSYTALATLTKTEHFDTNESETENDINKPDTPLILALPRGAHTGNVIHSLLEFNYFKNLADPERDMSEQRDKTCLRYGLTIAQPDVINQLLQAVVSTPLSLTDEEFCLKNLKPWQCIKEMPFYLAVNVFNVTEINKHLKSCLSYQPLNSKQLEGYLTGFIDLICEYDGRYYVMDYKTNYLANYEEVSLIDAMREHNYGLQYWLYSVVLHLYLQARLPHYNYQQHFGGVRYLFVRGMIAEEPLSGVYETLPDLETLNALAAVFDRD; encoded by the coding sequence ATGGATATTGAAAACTTTCAGCCCGAATCAACCGCATTAAAAACGGGCATTAATTTAATTGAAGCCAGTGCAGGGACAGGAAAAACCTATACGATTGCTCTGTTAGTTTTACGTTTTATCGTTGAAAAAAATATTAAGATTGAGCAATTATTAGTGGTGACGTTTACTAAAGCAGCCACTGAAGAGCTAAAAGACCGCATTCGTTTACGTTTAGCGGAAGCCAAAAGACTCACCGAAGGCCGTGAAAAAAACAGTGCGTTGAATGAATGGTGGGAAGGTTTAAGTGCTAACGATAAATTATCAGCAAAAGCGCGTTTAGACACAGCCTTATTAAATATAGATCAGGCAGGAATTTTTACTATTCATGGTTTTTGCCAGCGTGTTTTAACAGAGTATGCACTCGAAAGCGGTCAATTATTTAAGTTTGAATTAACAACCGATAGTTTAACGATTAAACAAAGCTGTGCTGATGATTATTGGCGAAAACAACTCTATCCACGGACAGCCTTGCAGGTTTCATTGTTAACGGCGTATTATCAAACGCCGAGTGAATTATTAGCCAGTGTCGCTACCGTTTCTTCATCGGCTGATGTTATTCCAAAAGGGGGGAATTTAGAGGCGTTATTAACGCACTGTGAACAACTTATTAATCAAGCAGAGTCTCAGTTTGAGTCTATTTATAAAACTTTAACACAGGCTTTTCAGGATGAAAAATTTAAAAAAAGCTATGTGAAAATTTTTGAAACCTTAGCGAAAACCTTACATTCTTGGCTAAAGGGCGAAGCACTCGCACTACCTGAAATTGACGCGTTAGATTTATTCAGCGATCAGATGATTTATCAGGCCTTAAATGGGGCTAAATTTAGAAAAACAAAATTACAAAGCACGGATGAACGTAAAGCAGAATACATTGCAACGCTCACGATTGAAAACAGTGCTTTTAATGAATTGTTTGATGCCATTAATCAGGTAAGCTTACATTTTCGCTTAGGCTTGGTGAATGATTTACAGACACGGCTTGATGTGTATTTACAGCCGTTAAATCAGCTGACATTTGATGATTTAATTACCCATTTATCCACAGCGATTCGTCATGACAAACAAAAGCAGTTAATTAATCTTTTACGGCAACGATTTCAGGTGGCTTTAATTGACGAATTTCAGGATACCGACGAACAGCAATGGCAAATTTTTAGCGCGTTATTTGCAGAATCCGCTCATTTTATGTATTTAATCGGTGATCCTAAACAGGCTATTTATAAATTTCGAGGGGCGGATATATTTTCGTATTTTACGGCGAAAGATCAAGCACAACATCCCTTTACCTTAGCGCGTAATTGGCGGTCTCATCCTAACTTAGTCAACGCGGTGAATCGACTTTTTTCCCGCAAAGAGGCTTTTGTATTTGAAAAACTTTCTTTTTATAACGTTGATCCTGCCCTTGAAACCTCCGCAGGTGAGATTTATTATCAGCAAGAAATCTGTGCGCCGATGATGTTATGGCAGCTCGGTGAAAGTGACAGTAATACGGGGGACTGGACCAGTGGCAAAGCGGCGAAAGTGATTAAAATTGCGGTGGTCAATGAAGTGGTTGATTTATTAACAAATGATTATTTTTTGAAACAAAAGGCTGAAAAAATAAAGATCGCCCCTAAAGCCATCGCTATTTTAGTGAGAAGCAATCAACAAGCCAGTGATTATCAATTGGCCTTACAACAGCGGGGTGTTCCAGCGGTTATTAATAGCACGCAATCGGTGTTTGCATCGCCACAAGCTTTTGAGTTGTACCAGCTTTTAGAAGCGGTTGCCTTAATAACCGATATTTCACGTTTAAAACAAGCATTAGCCTTAGATTGGTTTGGTTTACAGGGCCAATCATTCTATGCCTTGATGAATAATGAAATCGAATTAGATGGCTGGGTTTCACGGTTTAATGATTACCATTTATTATGGCAACAACACGGTTTAATGGTGATGATGTCCCGCTTATTAGCTCACGAACGTGTTTATCAACATTTATCGACCCACCCGTTAGCCGAACGTAGTTTAAGTAATTTAAATCATTTGATCGAATTAGTGCAGCAAGTTGAAATGGAGCAAACATTAGGCGTCCATAAAACCTTGGATTATTTAGCCCATGCGATTCAACAAGCAGAACACGGAAGTTCGGAAGAGCAACAATTACGTCTTGAGAGTGATGACGACGCGGTTAAAATTGTCACGATGCACCGTTCTAAAGGCTTGGAATATCAAATTGTTTTTTGTCCTTTTTTATGGCAAAGCAATGAGCGACTCAAGCAAGAAAAGGAATTAATTAACTGTCATACTTCGGGGAGAATGATTACCGATTTAGGGTCATCAAAATTTGAGAAGCATAAATTAATGGCGTTAAATGAGCAATTAGCTGAAGATTTACGCATTTTATATGTTGCGGTGACGCGGGCAAAATACCGTTGTTACATGACGTGGGCCAATGTGCGGAGTAAACAATCGCCTAATAATTCAGCATTGGCTTATTTGATGGATTTTGATGACGATAATTTTGAGGCGCAGCAACAAAAATTACAACATCTTAAGCATGAACAGGATGAGGTGTTTGATTATGCCTTACTGGATCGAGAGGCTGTTTTATCGGGTTTTTATAACGAAAACTCACCCATGATTGATTTTAAAGTCAAATTAAGAAAACGGTCACTGAACAATTCTTGGCAACTGAGTAGTTATACGGCCTTAGCGACGTTAACTAAAACTGAGCATTTTGATACTAATGAGAGTGAAACGGAAAATGACATTAATAAGCCCGATACTCCGCTTATTCTGGCTTTACCCCGAGGGGCGCATACAGGGAATGTGATTCATAGTTTATTGGAGTTTAATTATTTCAAAAATTTAGCCGATCCTGAGAGGGATATGAGTGAACAACGGGATAAAACCTGCTTGCGTTATGGGCTAACAATAGCGCAACCTGACGTAATTAATCAGCTTTTGCAAGCAGTTGTAAGTACGCCGCTTTCATTGACAGATGAGGAATTTTGTTTAAAAAACCTTAAACCGTGGCAATGTATTAAAGAAATGCCGTTTTATTTAGCGGTTAACGTATTTAATGTGACCGAAATTAATAAACATTTAAAGTCTTGTTTGAGTTATCAGCCCTTAAATTCAAAGCAACTGGAAGGCTATTTGACAGGGTTTATTGATTTAATCTGTGAATACGACGGGCGATATTATGTGATGGATTATAAAACTAATTATTTAGCTAATTATGAAGAGGTAAGCTTAATTGACGCGATGCGTGAACATAATTATGGCTTGCAATATTGGCTTTACAGTGTGGTTTTACATCTTTATTTACAGGCTCGATTACCCCATTATAATTATCAACAGCATTTTGGGGGCGTGCGTTATTTATTTGTTCGTGGGATGATTGCCGAAGAGCCGTTGAGCGGAGTTTATGAAACATTACCTGACTTAGAAACATTGAATGCCTTAGCGGCGGTCTTTGATCGTGACTAA